A stretch of the Aphis gossypii isolate Hap1 chromosome 2, ASM2018417v2, whole genome shotgun sequence genome encodes the following:
- the LOC114125048 gene encoding death-associated protein kinase related-like, with translation MKEVVSVNPSPPPQPQLIRAKQPGYLDLTAEQIDRLISKDPIDKDYDVETEPFARGKYATVRRCRDKQTGKQYAAKFLRKRRRNADLRPEILHEVAVLEACTYNSRIVNLYKVFETSTEMILLLELAPGGELQMVLDRDEVPSEPEVARLMRQILDGLHYLHTINVAHLDIKPQNLVLTADFPNCDVKLCDFGISRYLSEGADVREILGTPDYVAPEVLNYEPIDVQTDMWSIGVLLYVLLTGCSPFGGDTKQETFCNISQCKLDFPEDLFQDISEDAIDLMKKLMVKNPRDRLTAKDCLEHGWFHRTQTMTSVACTTPSRIFNGQDGGSSSSNASDSSICAVVTNTLSDVVDHVTAGTTTPVTTSVIKHQQHQQQNHQQHQQKPHHHLHQQQQQQQAQQQQHKKFAALSKSCDNSPVPAMSASRRKSFKDNMETLVRRLDRELADSCQRMSNPSPTQNATTAAAPSCRTLSRANGTQTMPVGGLARVNGRDMMPFTFRRVYVVDEPSPPPSPSSQLLHHPDYHHRPRAPSTSSTPNSSSADTSSVSDCSSDTVSEFSIDSSSDRSSIISLEDSLDQPSSSSSSSSSSSSSWCRSPTSADLLHQTRRLGKMSASCFNVWDTSGGDRRKWPKECSGAVARAMSQFANGCGDCRPAARLRVFDDKSSVAAAASGPRDNRCVGLELMRERNGNVVVIREIKANGGSGRYARCSELKCETVQSRIRKLQVHRAGPAAQTVMDKSSSSSPLSTSDLF, from the exons GGGCAAATATGCGACGGTCAGGAGGTGTCGAGACAAACAAACCGGCAAACAGTATGCAGCCAAGTTCCTGCGGAAACGCCGGCGGAACGCCGACCTGCGACCCGAAATCCTACACGAGGTAGCCGTGCTGGAAGCGTGCACATACAACAGCCGCATCGTCAACCTATACAAAGTGTTCGAAACCAGTACcgaaatgatattattactagAACT AGCGCCTGGTGGTGAGCTACAAATGGTCTTAGACAGGGACGAAGTACCGTCTGAACCAGAGGTGGCCCGACTTATGCGACAAATACTTGATGGGTTGCACTACTTGCACACCATAAACGTCGCACATCTAGACATCAAG CCACAAAATCTTGTACTGACTGCCGACTTCCCAAACTGTGATGTAAAACTATGTGACTTTGGCATATCCAGGTACCTGAGCGAAGGGGCCGATGTACGAGAAATACTTGGCACACCCGACTACGTTGCCCCCGAAGTGTTAAACTACGAACCAATCGACGTGCAAACCGACATGTG GTCCATTGGAGTCCTACTGTACGTCCTGTTAACCGGGTGTTCGCCGTTCGGCGGTGACACCAAACAGGAGACGTTCTGCAACATATCACAATGTAAACTCGATTTTCCTGAAGATCTATTTCAGGATATATCTGAGGATGCTATTGATCTCATGAAGAAGCTGATGGTGAAAAACCCCAG GGATCGCCTCACTGCCAAGGACTGTTTGGAACACGGTTGGTTTCATAGAACTCAGACGATGACTTCGGTGGCGTGTACTACGCCTTCGAGAATATTCAACGGACAAGACGGtggcagcagcagcagcaatgCGTCCGATTCGTCCATCTGCGCGGTGGTGACCAACACCCTCTCGGACGTCGTGGACCACGTCACTGCCGGAACCACCACCCCGGTGACGACGTCAGTCATCAAGCACCAGCAACATCAACAGCAAAATCACCAACAACACCAACAAAAACCACACCACCACCTAcaccaacaacaacaacaacaacaagcaCAGCAGCAGCAACATAAAAAGTTTGCCGCCCTGTCCAAGAGCTGCGACAACTCGCCCGTGCCGGCGATGAGCGCATCTCGGCGCAAGTCGTTCAAAGACAACATGGAGACGCTGGTCCGGCGGCTCGACCGCGAACTGGCCGACAGCTGCCAACGGATGTCAAATCCATCGCCTACGCAGAAcgccaccaccgccgccgcacCGTCGTGTCGGACGCTGAGTCGGGCCAACGGCACGCAGACGATGCCCGTCGGAGGACTGGCTCGCGTCAACGGTCGCGATATGATGCCGTTCACCTTTCGCAGGGTGTACGTGGTGGACGAACCGTCGCCGCCTCCTTCGCCGTCGTCACAGCTGCTCCACCACCCGGATTACCACCACCGGCCTAGGGCTCCGTCAACTTCGTCGACACCGAACAGCAGCAGCGCCGACACCTCGTCCGTGAGCGACTGCAGCAGCGACACCGTCAGCGAGTTCTCCATCGATTCGAGCAGCGACCGGTCCAGCATCATATCGCTGGAAGACTCGTTGGACCAACCGTCATCATCGTCTTCCTCTTCCTCTTCCTCCTCGTCATCGTGGTGTCGATCGCCCACGTCCGCCGACCTGTTACATCAGACCCGGAGACTGGGCAAGATGTCCGCGTCGTGCTTCAATGTCTGGGACACTTCCGGTGGCGATCGCAGGAAATGGCCAAAAGAGTGCAGCGGCGCCGTGGCCCGGGCAATGTCGCAGTTCGCTAACGGGTGCGGCGACTGTCGGCCGGCCGCCCGACTCAGGGTGTTCGACGACAAGTCCAGCGTGGCCGCGGCCGCGTCCGGACCCCGGGACAACCGGTGCGTGGGACTGGAACTGATGCGCGAGCGAAACGGCAACGTGGTGGTGATACGCGAGATCAAGGCCAACGGCGGCAGCGGCCGATACGCCAGGTGCAGCGAACTCAAGTGCGAGACGGTCCAGTCGCGGATACGAAAACTCCAGGTTCACCGAGCCGGGCCCGCCGCCCAAACGGTGATGGAcaagtcgtcgtcgtcgtctccGCTGTCGACTTCCGACCTGTTTTGA